The following coding sequences lie in one Rutidosis leptorrhynchoides isolate AG116_Rl617_1_P2 chromosome 4, CSIRO_AGI_Rlap_v1, whole genome shotgun sequence genomic window:
- the LOC139845411 gene encoding protein JINGUBANG-like produces the protein MTKKKTDISSSPDTNSSHGRRQKLGALFHNSEPNILLTADEERQNVSSSSQSLHGNVSFPSPSDISPNTSPANYFMSPFYQTSPYSKSPWINSHVGDGSGTATGLIGSLVREEGHVYSLASYGDLLYTGSDSKNIRVWKNFTAFSGFKSSSGLVKAIVVSGEKIFTGHQDGKIRVWKYSDSRRKAHKRFGSLPTVRDFIVTSMNPGNYVEVRRHRNVPWIKHYDVVACLSLDEKHGLLYSGSWDKTLKVWRLSDSKCLESINAHDDAVNSVVAGFDGLVFSGSADGSVKVWRRELVGKETKHMMVYTLLDQETAVTSVAVSGNDAVVYAGTSDGSVNFWEQRKHVMCHGGVIKGHKQAVLCLATAGSLLFSGSTDKTICVWRREVGGFHSYLSVLTGHSGPVKCLTIQENQDDDEHGFRGWTLYSGSLDKSVKLWRVAE, from the coding sequence ATGACAAAGAAAAAAACCGATATTTCATCGTCTCCGGACACAAACTCATCCCATGGCCGGCGACAAAAGCTCGGAGCACTTTTCCACAACTCCGAACCAAACATTTTACTCACGGCTGATGAAGAACGACAAAACGTGAGTTCCAGTTCACAAAGCCTTCATGGCAATGTTTCATTTCCAAGTCCTTCTGATATTTCTCCGAACACATCTCCGGCTAATTACTTCATGTCGCCGTTTTACCAAACGTCGCCGTATTCTAAATCACCGTGGATAAATTCGCACGTGGGAGATGGGAGTGGTACGGCAACTGGGTTGATTGGGTCTTTGGTACGTGAAGAGGGACATGTTTATTCGTTAGCTTCGTATGGGGATTTGTTGTATACCGGGTCGGATTCGAAAAATATTCGGGTTTGGAAGAATTTCACCGCGTTTTCCGGGTTTAAATCTAGTAGTGGATTAGTGAAAGCTATTGTTGTCTCGGGTGAGAAAATATTTACCGGACACCAAGACGGTAAAATTCGTGTATGGAAATATTCGGACTCGAGGAGAAAAGCGCATAAACGGTTCGGGTCGTTACCCACGGTAAGGGATTTCATTGTAACTTCGATGAATCCGGGCAACTACGTAGAAGTTCGACGTCATCGGAATGTTCCATGGATAAAGCATTACGACGTCGTTGCTTGTTTGAGTTTGGATGAAAAGCACGGGTTATTATATTCGGGTTCTTGGGACAAAACATTAAAAGTTTGGAGACTTTCGGATTCGAAATGTTTGGAATCGATAAATGCGCATGATGATGCAGTTAACTCGGTAGTAGCGGGTTTTGACGGGTTGGTATTTAGCGGTTCAGCAGACGGGTCGGTAAAGGTATGGAGGAGGGAGTTAGTGGGGAAAGAAACAAAGCATATGATGGTTTACACGTTATTAGATCAAGAAACTGCGGTGACATCGGTGGCGGTTAGTGGCAACGATGCTGTCGTGTATGCCGGTACTTCGGATGGGTCGGTAAATTTTTGGGAACAGCGAAAACATGTGATGTGTCACGGCGGAGTTATTAAAGGACACAAACAAGCGGTTCTTTGTCTTGCTACGGCTGGGAGCTTGTTGTTTAGTGGGTCCACAGATAAGACTATTTGTGTGTGGAGGAGGGAAGTGGGTGGCTTCCACTCCTACCTTTCTGTATTGACCGGACACAGTGGCCCGGTCAAATGTCTGACGATTCAAGAGAACCAAGATGATGATGAGCATGGTTTTCGAGGATGGACACTTTATAGTGGTAGTTTAGATAAATCGGTTAAGTTGTGGCGTGTGGCGGAGTAG